A single genomic interval of Prunus dulcis chromosome 5, ALMONDv2, whole genome shotgun sequence harbors:
- the LOC117628586 gene encoding BTB/POZ domain-containing protein POB1-like: MTKPNVDLLRRRTITDSDQSPSGLGESGSDPEAQDFTFAFNDINFSDRILRIEIVPDSPEAKPDGVGCSTASDWERNKKRRRADIKRDSAEDILAHSEEQVLNCNIPDTVDDVAFENQDEEAAAMNESPSGVGRVDEAVHSNDSSWSMDCSTVLKVNTIHVSSPILAAKSPFFYKLFSNGMRESEQRQVTLRIHASEEAALMDLINFMYSNTLSTITPPALLDVFKVADKFEVASCMRYCSRELRKFPMTRESALLYLDLPSSVLMADAVQPLTDAAKQFLAGCYKEISKFQDEVLNLPLAGIEAVLSSDDLQVASEDGIYDFVLRWARSHYPKLEERREVLGSRLGRLIRFPHMSCRKLRKVLTCNDFDPALASKIVLESLFFKAEAPFRQRSLALGDRRFGERSYKYRPIKLVEFEQPHDQCIVFLDLKREECARLFPGGRVYSQAFHLGGQGFFLSAHCNMDQQSSFHCFGLFLGMQEKGSVSFTVDYEFSARSKPGEDYLSKYKGNYTFTGGKAVGYRNLFGIPWTSFMADDSIYFIDSVLHLKAELTIRQ; this comes from the exons ATGACGAAACCGAACGTCGATCTTCTCCGTCGTCGGACGATTACGGACTCGGACCAATCGCCGAGTGGGCTTGGCGAGTCGGGCTCCGACCCGGAGGCCCAGGACTTCACCTTTGCGTTCAATGATATCAATTTCTCCGATCGGATTTTGAGGATCGAAATCGTACCCGATTCCCCCGAGGCCAAACCCGACGGTGTGGGATGTTCCACAGCCTCTGACTGGGAGCGtaacaaaaagagaaggagGGCCGATATTAAGAGAGACagtg CTGAGGACATTCTTGCGCACAGTGAGGAGCAGGTCTTAAACTGTAACATACCAGATACAGTGGATGATGTGGCATTTGAAAATCAAGATGAGGAAGCTGCGGCAATGAACGAGTCACCTTCTGGCGTTGGAAGAG TTGATGAAGCTGTGCATAGCAATGACTCGTCCTGGAGCATGGACTGTTCTACAGTTCTCAAGGTCAACACCATACATGTCAGTTCTCCAATTTTGGCTGCAAAGAGTCCATTTTTCTATAAG TTGTTTTCGAATGGGATGAGAGAGTCAGAACAACGGCAAGTAACTTTAAGAATTCACGCATCTG AAGAAGCTGCCCTCATGGACCTTATTAATTTTATGTATAGTAACACTCTATCCACGATAACACCTCCTGCTTTGTTGGATGTGTTCAAGGTTGCTGACAAATTTGAGGTTGCATCTTGCATGAGATATTGCAGTAGGGAATTGCGGAAGTTTCCTATGACTCGCGAGTCTGCTTTGCTTTATTTGGACCTTCCGTCTAGTGTTTTGATGGCTGATGCAGTTCAGCCACTGACAGATGCAGCAAAACAGTTCCTTGCTGGATGCTACAAAGAGATATCCAA GTTCCAGGATGAGGTGCTCAACTTGCCCCTGGCCGGTATTGAGGCTGTACTGTCTAGTGATGATCTCCAGGTGGCATCAGAGGATGGCATTTATGATTTTGTGCTAAGGTGGGCTCGGTCCCATTATCCAAAACTGGAAGAACGACGAGAAGTCCTTGGCTCACGCCTTGGTCGGCTCATTCGTTTTCCACACATGTCGTGCCGGAAGCTTAGGAAGGTCCTAACCTGCAATGACTTTGATCCTGCACTTGCATCAAAGATAGTACTTGagtctttgttttttaaggCTGAGGCACCATTCAGGCAGCGCTCCCTTGCTCTAGGGGATCGTCGCTTTGGGGAGCGGTCTTACAAATACCGGCCAATCAAGCTGGTGGAATTTGAACAACCCCATGACCAATGTATTGTGTTCCTGGACCTAAAGCGTGAAGAATGTGCACGGTTATTTCCAGGTGGTCGGGTGTACTCACAGGCTTTTCACCTTGGTGGGCAGGGATTTTTCTTATCAGCCCATTGCAACATGGACCAACAAAGCTCATTTCATTGCTTTGGGCTGTTTTTGGGGATGCAAGAGAAGGGATCGGTTAGTTTTACAGTTGACTATGAGTTCTCAGCAAGGTCAAAGCCCGGGGAGGATTATTTGAGTAAATACAAAGGAAATTACACTTTCACCGGAGGGAAGGCTGTTGGCTATCGCAACTTGTTTGGTATACCCTGGACGTCATTCATGGCCGATGACAGCATCTATTTCATCGATTCTGTTCTCCATCTCAAGGCTGAGCTCACCATCAGGCAATGA
- the LOC117628358 gene encoding uncharacterized protein LOC117628358, with product MSINCLCFFFTFLLSSCLCCLSNSTSDSLDGFARDLAFKALSERRAHTGVLYKAILPANLSGMEVSVVRLRSRRLWNRGAANFSCFQIPSRTMPMPHVKRLALVHQNLGNWSSHYYTLPGYSLVSSVVGFMVYDASNTSYNSTTKLSLKTMGKPILVQFPNVTLDQGTISKAKCASFATNGTVSLTEMRYPGVCYATEQGHFSIVLRLKRKRSLKFLWVVGFVLASPMIVLVGYVGMASLKRLKAKKIQVMEKQAEEDLVLENRWVLGSKMPSAAVTRTLPALENGSPCHGSSDHLSFYGLAKSNNY from the coding sequence ATGAGCATaaattgtttgtgttttttcttcACCTTTCTTTTGAGTTCATGTTTGTGCTGCTTGTCCAACTCTACAAGTGACTCTTTAGATGGGTTTGCTAGAGATTTGGCCTTCAAGGCCCTTTCTGAGCGCCGGGCTCACACTGGTGTTCTGTACAAGGCTATCCTGCCTGCTAACTTATCTGGCATGGAAGTCTCCGTTGTAAGGCTTCGAAGCCGGAGATTGTGGAACAGAGGTGCTGCTAATTTCAGCTGTTTTCAAATCCCATCAAGAACCATGCCTATGCCTCATGTGAAAAGGCTGGCTTTGGTCCATCAAAATTTGGGCAATTGGTCTTCTCACTACTACACTCTTCCAGGTTACTCCCTAGTCTCTTCTGTTGTTGGCTTTATGGTTTATGATGCATCAAATACAAGTTATAATAGCACCACAAAGCTGAGTCTCAAAACCATGGGGAAGCCTATATTGGTTCAATTCCCCAATGTCACATTGGATCAAGGCACGATCTCCAAGGCAAAGTGTGCATCATTTGCTACCAATGGGACAGTTTCCCTCACTGAAATGAGATACCCTGGTGTATGCTACGCCACAGAGCAAGGTCATTTTTCGATCGTCCTTCgattgaagagaaaaagaagccTGAAGTTTCTGTGGGTTGTAGGGTTCGTGCTTGCATCTCCCATGATAGTTTTGGTGGGTTATGTTGGGATGGCATCTCTGAAGCGTCTAAAGGCGAAGAAGATTCAGGTGATGGAGAAACAAGCTGAGGAGGATTTGGTTCTTGAAAATAGATGGGTTCTGGGTAGTAAAATGCCTTCTGCTGCAGTAACGAGAACTCTGCCGGCCCTTGAGAATGGCTCTCCATGCCATGGTTCATCAGATCACTTGTCTTTTTATGGTTTGGCCAAAAGCAACAACTATTGA
- the LOC117627922 gene encoding 6-phosphogluconate dehydrogenase, decarboxylating 3, chloroplastic, whose translation MDGLCCLRGQNVAFWLYLEVIDVHGTPSLVVRSLSLRYLDESVSSLPSPTHQPTCQNRNTKNILPYISPLHQPPFSIFFPPISLFTKPPSLTLSFSCTAVAMEASPALSRIGLAGLAVMGQNLALNIAEKGFPISVYNRTTSKVDETVDRAHNEGNLPLFGQNNPRDFVLSIQRPRSVIILVKAGAPVDQTIAALSAHMEPGDAIIDGGNEWYENTERRIAEATGRGLLYLGMGVSGGEEGARYGPSLMPGGSHQAYTNVQDILHKVAAQVEDGPCVTYIGEGGSGNFVKMVHNGIEYGDMQLISEAYDVLKNVGGLSNEELGEIFAEWNKGELESFLIEITADIFKVRDDLADGFLVDKLLDKTGMKGTGKWTVQQAAELSVAAPTIAASLDCRYLSGLKEEREKAEETLKQAGFKEVIGSVTSGIDKKRLIDDVRQALYASKICSYAQGMNLLRAKSVEKGWGLNLGELARIWKGGCIIRAVFLDRIKNAYQRNQSLPNLIVDPDFAKEMVQRQAAWRRVVGLAVSAGISTPGMCASLSYFDTYRRGRLPANLVQAQRDLFGAHTYERVDRPGAFHTEWTKLAQKSGSGVGALN comes from the coding sequence ATGGACGGATTATGTTGTTTGAGAGGACAAAACGTGGCGTTTTGGTTATACCTCGAAGTCATCGACGTCCACGGCACCCCCTCGTTGGTGGTTAGGTCACTGTCCCTTCGCTACCTCGACGAGTCCGTCAGTTCCCTCCCCAGCCCAACTCACCAACCCACTTGCCAAAACcgaaatacaaaaaatatcCTTCCATATATCTCTCCGCTCCATCAACCAcccttctccattttctttcctccaatctctctcttcaccaAACCCccctctctcactctctctttctcttgtaCAGCAGTAGCCATGGAAGCTTCACCTGCTCTCTCGCGCATCGGCCTCGCAGGCCTCGCCGTCATGGGCCAAAATCTCGCCCTCAACATCGCCGAGAAAGGCTTCCCCATCTCCGTATACAACCGCACCACCTCCAAGGTCGACGAGACCGTCGACCGGGCCCACAACGAGGGCAATCTTCCTCTCTTCGGTCAGAACAATCCTCGCGACTTCGTGCTCTCCATCCAACGGCCCAGATCCGTCATCATCCTCGTCAAGGCTGGTGCTCCGGTCGATCAGACTATCGCTGCGCTCTCCGCCCACATGGAGCCCGGCGACGCCATCATCGACGGCGGCAACGAGTGGTACGAGAATACGGAGCGTCGAATTGCTGAGGCCACCGGCAGGGGACTTCTCTACCTCGGGATGGGAGTCTCCGGCGGCGAGGAGGGGGCCCGCTACGGCCCCAGCCTCATGCCCGGTGGGTCCCACCAGGCCTACACCAACGTCCAGGATATTCTCCACAAGGTTGCCGCCCAGGTCGAGGATGGTCCCTGCGTGACCTACATCGGAGAAGGGGGTTCTGGTAATTTCGTGAAGATGGTGCATAATGGGATTGAGTACGGCGATATGCAGCTGATTTCGGAGGCGTACGACGTGTTGAAGAACGTCGGGGGGTTGAGCAATGAGGAATTGGGTGAGATTTTTGCAGAGTGGAACAAAGGAGAGCTGGAGAGCTTCTTGATTGAGATAACGGCTGATATTTTCAAGGTTAGGGATGATTTGGCAGATGGGTTTTTGGTGGATAAGCTTTTGGACAAGACTGGGATGAAGGGGACTGGGAAGTGGACTGTGCAGCAGGCTGCTGAGCTGTCTGTAGCTGCGCCCACCATTGCTGCTTCTTTGGACTGCAGATACTTGAGTGGGTTGAAGGAGGAGAGGGAGAAGGCTGAGGAGACTTTGAAGCAAGCTGGGTTTAAGGAAGTGATTGGGAGTGTGACGAGTGGGATTGATAAGAAGAGGTTGATTGATGATGTGAGGCAGGCTTTGTATGCTTCTAAGATTTGCAGTTATGCTCAAGGGATGAACTTGTTGAGGGCCAAGAGTGTGGAGAAGGGTTGGGGATTGAATTTGGGGGAGTTGGCTAGGATTTGGAAAGGTGGGTGTATTATCAGAGCAGTGTTCTTGGATCGGATTAAGAATGCTTATCAGAGGAATCAAAGCTTGCCCAACTTGATTGTTGATCCTGATTTTGCTAAAGAAATGGTGCAGAGGCAAGCTGCGTGGAGGAGAGTTGTTGGGTTGGCTGTATCAGCCGGGATTAGCACTCCCGGAATGTGTGCCAGTTTGTCGTATTTCGATACCTATCGGAGGGGTAGGCTTCCGGCCAATCTTGTTCAGGCGCAGAGGGACTTGTTTGGAGCTCATACTTATGAGAGGGTTGATCGCCCTGGAGCTTTTCATACCGAGTGGACCAAGCTTGCTCAGAAGAGTGGTTCTGGTGTTGGTGCTCTCAATTGA